From the unidentified bacterial endosymbiont genome, one window contains:
- the alr gene encoding alanine racemase translates to MQAATVVINRRALRHNLQRLRELAPASKLVAVVKANAYGHGLIETARTLPDADAFGVARLEEALHLRAGGVTHPILLLEGFFEATDLQTIARQHLHTAVHNEEQLAALEGAELSEPVTVWMKLDTGMHRLGVRPENAGAFYQRLCQCKNVRQPVNIVSHFARADEPECGATEQQLAIFNAFCEGKQGMRSIAASGGILLWPQSHYDWVRPGIILYGVSPLEGNPWGPDFGFQPVMSLVSTLIAVREHKAGEPVGYGGTWTSARDTRLGVVAVGYGDGYPRAAPTGTPVLVNGREVNIVGRVAMDMICVDLGPEAHDKAGDDVVLWGEGLPVERIAEITKVSAYELITRLTSRVAMKYTD, encoded by the coding sequence ATGCAAGCGGCAACTGTTGTGATTAACCGCCGCGCTCTGCGACACAACCTGCAACGTTTGCGTGAACTGGCGCCTGCCAGCAAGCTCGTTGCAGTCGTGAAAGCGAACGCTTACGGACACGGTCTTATTGAGACCGCGCGAACGCTCCCCGATGCCGATGCCTTTGGCGTCGCCCGTCTTGAAGAGGCTCTCCACCTGCGTGCAGGGGGGGTCACTCATCCGATTTTGCTCCTCGAAGGCTTTTTTGAAGCCACAGACTTGCAGACCATCGCGCGCCAGCATTTGCACACGGCAGTACATAACGAAGAACAACTTGCCGCCCTCGAAGGTGCCGAGCTGAGTGAACCCGTTACCGTCTGGATGAAGCTCGACACCGGCATGCACCGCCTGGGCGTGCGCCCGGAAAACGCCGGGGCCTTTTATCAGCGTCTGTGTCAGTGCAAAAATGTGCGCCAGCCGGTGAATATCGTCAGCCACTTTGCGCGTGCCGATGAGCCCGAGTGCGGCGCGACCGAGCAGCAGCTTGCTATCTTTAATGCGTTTTGCGAAGGCAAGCAAGGTATGCGCTCTATTGCGGCCTCCGGTGGTATTCTGCTCTGGCCGCAGTCCCACTATGACTGGGTGCGTCCGGGCATTATCCTCTACGGTGTATCGCCGCTGGAGGGTAATCCCTGGGGGCCGGATTTTGGTTTCCAGCCGGTGATGTCCCTTGTCTCTACCCTGATTGCAGTGCGCGAGCACAAAGCGGGCGAGCCGGTAGGTTACGGCGGGACCTGGACAAGCGCACGGGATACGCGGCTGGGCGTGGTCGCCGTGGGCTATGGTGATGGCTATCCTCGCGCCGCGCCAACCGGCACACCGGTGCTGGTGAATGGCCGCGAAGTTAACATTGTCGGCCGGGTGGCGATGGACATGATTTGTGTGGACCTGGGGCCGGAGGCGCATGACAAAGCAGGCGATGACGTGGTGTTGTGGGGAGAAGGACTGCCGGTCGAACGCATTGCGGAAATAACTAAAGTAAGTGCTTACGAACTGATCACCCGTCTGACGTCGCGGGTTGCCATGAAATACACCGACTAA
- the pspG gene encoding envelope stress response protein PspG: MLELLFVIGFFVMLLVTGVSLLGILAALVVATAVMFVGGLFVLTIKLLPWLLLAIAVVWVVRAIKSPKVPQYQRNNRFRY, translated from the coding sequence ATGCTGGAACTACTTTTTGTGATTGGCTTTTTTGTCATGCTATTGGTCACGGGTGTTTCGCTGCTCGGTATTTTGGCGGCGCTGGTTGTTGCGACGGCGGTAATGTTTGTGGGAGGACTCTTTGTCCTGACGATAAAACTGTTGCCTTGGCTGCTTCTGGCGATTGCGGTTGTGTGGGTGGTACGGGCAATTAAATCTCCAAAAGTGCCCCAATATCAGCGCAATAACCGCTTTCGTTACTAA
- a CDS encoding quinone oxidoreductase: protein MATRIEFQKHGGPEVLKAVEFAPAEPGETDVQVENKAIGINYIDTYIRSGLYPPPSMPSGLGTEAAGVVIKVGRGVKEIKEGDRVVYAQSPLGAYSSVHNVPADKVALLPNAISFEQAAASFLKGLTVYYLLRKTYEIKPDEPFLFHAAAGGVGLIACQWAKALGAKLIGTVGSAQKAQRALQAGAWQVINYREESVVERLKEITGGKKVRVVYDSVGKDTWEASLDCLQRRGLMVSFGNSSGAVTGVNLGILNQKGSLYATRPSLQGYITNREELIEASNELFSLIASGVIKVDVADEQKYALTDARRAHEVLESRATQGSSLLIPFSPQ, encoded by the coding sequence ATGGCAACGCGCATTGAGTTCCAGAAACATGGTGGACCTGAGGTACTGAAAGCGGTGGAGTTCGCCCCCGCAGAACCAGGTGAAACCGACGTTCAGGTTGAAAATAAAGCCATCGGCATCAACTACATCGATACCTACATTCGCAGCGGGCTGTATCCGCCGCCGTCAATGCCGAGCGGCCTGGGAACCGAAGCCGCGGGGGTGGTAATTAAGGTGGGCCGCGGTGTAAAAGAGATTAAAGAAGGTGACCGGGTAGTGTACGCGCAATCTCCGCTCGGCGCTTACAGTTCAGTTCATAACGTCCCGGCCGACAAAGTGGCCCTTTTACCCAACGCCATTTCATTTGAACAAGCTGCAGCATCGTTCCTGAAAGGGTTGACGGTTTATTACCTGCTGCGCAAAACCTATGAAATCAAACCCGACGAGCCATTCCTGTTTCATGCCGCCGCCGGCGGCGTAGGGCTGATAGCCTGCCAATGGGCAAAAGCGTTGGGCGCAAAACTCATCGGCACGGTGGGCAGTGCGCAAAAAGCGCAACGCGCCCTGCAGGCTGGCGCATGGCAGGTGATCAATTACCGAGAAGAGAGCGTGGTTGAGCGGTTAAAAGAGATAACCGGCGGCAAAAAAGTGCGCGTGGTGTATGACTCGGTAGGTAAAGATACCTGGGAAGCCTCTCTGGACTGCCTGCAACGCCGCGGCCTGATGGTGAGTTTTGGCAATTCATCAGGCGCCGTGACCGGCGTTAACCTCGGCATTCTGAATCAGAAAGGGTCGCTGTATGCCACTCGTCCTTCTCTTCAGGGCTACATCACCAACCGTGAAGAGCTGATCGAAGCCAGCAATGAACTGTTTTCGCTGATCGCCAGCGGGGTGATTAAGGTGGATGTTGCAGATGAGCAGAAATACGCGCTGACGGATGCCCGGCGCGCGCATGAGGTGCTGGAGAGCCGGGCAACACAAGGGTCAAGCCTGCTCATTCCATTTTCCCCACAATAA
- the dusA gene encoding tRNA dihydrouridine(20/20a) synthase DusA, translated as MSSELQTAFPAHRFSIAPMLDWTDRHCRYFLRQLSRQTLLYTEMVTTGAIIHGKGDYLAYSQAEHPVALQLGGSDPSVLAQCAKLAEERGYDEINLNVGCPSDRVQNGMFGACLMGNAQLVADCVKAMRDVVSIPVTVKTRIGIDDQDSYPFLCDFITTVAGKGECEMFIIHARKAWLSGLSPKENREIPPLDYPRVYQLKRDFPHLTLSINGGIKSLDEAKAHLDHMDGVMIGREAYQNPGILATVDREIFGVESARTCPVAVVRAMYPYIERELSNGTYLGHITRHMLGLFQGIPGARQWRRYLSENAHKAGADINVLEHALRLVADKQ; from the coding sequence ATGTCGTCAGAATTACAGACTGCTTTTCCTGCACACCGCTTCTCCATCGCGCCGATGCTCGACTGGACGGACAGACATTGCCGCTACTTTCTGCGCCAGCTCTCCCGCCAGACGTTGCTGTACACCGAAATGGTAACTACTGGCGCGATTATTCACGGTAAGGGTGACTATCTGGCCTATAGCCAGGCAGAGCATCCGGTTGCGCTGCAGCTCGGTGGAAGCGATCCGTCCGTGCTGGCGCAGTGTGCAAAGCTGGCCGAAGAGCGCGGTTATGACGAGATTAACCTGAACGTCGGCTGTCCCTCCGATCGCGTGCAAAACGGCATGTTCGGCGCTTGTCTGATGGGTAACGCCCAACTGGTGGCGGATTGCGTCAAGGCGATGCGCGACGTGGTCTCCATTCCGGTTACGGTCAAAACCCGTATTGGTATCGACGACCAGGACAGCTACCCATTCCTGTGTGATTTCATCACCACGGTAGCCGGGAAAGGCGAGTGCGAGATGTTCATTATCCATGCCCGTAAAGCCTGGCTTTCTGGTTTGAGTCCGAAAGAAAACCGTGAGATCCCACCGCTGGATTACCCGCGTGTGTATCAACTTAAACGTGATTTCCCGCACCTGACCCTGTCGATCAACGGCGGCATTAAATCGCTGGACGAGGCCAAAGCGCATCTGGACCATATGGATGGCGTGATGATCGGGCGTGAGGCCTATCAGAACCCGGGTATTCTGGCGACGGTCGATCGTGAAATCTTTGGTGTAGAAAGCGCCCGGACCTGTCCGGTTGCGGTGGTGCGTGCCATGTATCCCTACATCGAGCGTGAGCTGAGTAACGGGACCTACCTTGGCCACATCACTCGTCATATGCTGGGGCTGTTCCAGGGCATTCCGGGCGCACGGCAGTGGCGACGCTACCTGAGCGAGAATGCCCATAAAGCGGGTGCGGATATCAATGTGTTAGAACACGCCCTACGTCTGGTAGCGGATAAGCAATAA
- a CDS encoding CsbD family protein → MNKDEIGGNWKQFKGKAKEQWGKLTDDDMTVIEGKRDQLVGKIQERYGYEKDKAETEVKDWETRNDYRW, encoded by the coding sequence ATGAATAAAGACGAAATCGGCGGCAACTGGAAGCAATTCAAAGGTAAAGCGAAAGAACAGTGGGGTAAACTGACAGATGACGATATGACCGTTATCGAAGGTAAACGCGATCAGCTTGTCGGTAAAATCCAGGAACGTTACGGTTACGAGAAAGATAAAGCCGAAACCGAAGTAAAAGACTGGGAAACCCGTAACGATTACCGCTGGTAA
- a CDS encoding conjugal transfer protein TraF: protein MANQAGAANTWTEARSDAMGGTGVAAGSYGSGALINPALLAKAKPEDDVTVILPSVGAQITDKDNLQDEIDKINDKINHYQDVIDNLTPIEIITNPAGSINQFQGAAKDLADELDFLKGKTARASAGAGIAVSIPNDVLSVAFMAKGYAHGRVSSSIDQQDIDYLRGIQGSEGVAVTEALKAALGGTDEITRNLNSTASGRAAIVSDYGIAVARQFDLGGVPVSVGVTPKLQKSWIYNYTTSIYDYDSSNWNDSRYRTDDTGFNVDAGIAADFGEHWTLGVSGQNLMSRDIDTKDIRIRNGRTGEVVSYKDTYQIRPLVTVGAAWHNDLVTLTADGDLTETKGFKSEDTSQYVGVGAEVTPLSWLAVRAGYRADVKGNDSNVFTGGVGFAPFNRVHVDLMGLYGEDETWGAGAQLSLTF, encoded by the coding sequence ATGGCAAATCAGGCGGGAGCAGCCAATACCTGGACAGAGGCGCGTAGCGACGCAATGGGTGGCACGGGCGTGGCGGCAGGCAGTTACGGCAGCGGGGCGTTAATCAACCCCGCATTGCTGGCCAAGGCAAAACCTGAGGATGATGTCACCGTGATCCTGCCATCCGTTGGGGCGCAGATTACGGATAAAGACAATCTTCAGGACGAGATTGACAAGATTAACGACAAAATTAATCACTACCAGGATGTGATTGATAATCTTACCCCCATTGAGATCATCACCAATCCGGCAGGCTCAATTAACCAGTTTCAGGGCGCAGCGAAAGATCTCGCCGATGAGCTGGACTTTTTAAAAGGCAAAACGGCACGCGCTTCTGCAGGGGCAGGTATTGCTGTGAGCATTCCTAATGATGTGCTCTCCGTAGCCTTTATGGCAAAAGGTTATGCCCACGGCCGTGTCAGCTCTTCTATTGATCAACAGGACATTGATTACCTTCGCGGTATTCAAGGATCTGAAGGGGTTGCGGTAACGGAAGCACTGAAAGCGGCGTTAGGCGGTACCGATGAGATTACGCGAAACCTGAACTCAACGGCGTCAGGCCGGGCGGCTATTGTGTCCGACTACGGTATTGCTGTTGCGCGTCAGTTCGACCTTGGCGGTGTTCCTGTGTCCGTTGGCGTCACGCCCAAACTACAGAAATCCTGGATTTATAACTACACCACGTCCATTTACGATTATGACAGCAGCAACTGGAATGACAGCCGCTATCGTACAGACGACACGGGCTTTAACGTCGATGCTGGTATCGCAGCTGATTTCGGTGAGCACTGGACGCTAGGGGTGAGCGGACAAAACCTGATGTCGCGCGATATCGATACCAAAGATATCCGCATCCGCAATGGGCGCACGGGGGAAGTGGTGAGTTACAAGGATACCTACCAGATCCGTCCGCTGGTGACGGTCGGTGCCGCCTGGCATAACGATCTGGTCACTCTGACCGCTGATGGCGATTTGACGGAAACGAAAGGCTTCAAGAGCGAAGATACTTCGCAGTACGTTGGCGTAGGTGCTGAAGTTACGCCGCTGAGCTGGCTGGCCGTGCGTGCCGGTTATCGTGCCGACGTAAAAGGTAATGATAGCAACGTCTTTACGGGCGGTGTCGGCTTTGCGCCGTTTAACAGGGTGCATGTTGACCTGATGGGCCTGTACGGTGAAGACGAAACCTGGGGCGCAGGGGCACAGTTAAGCCTGACGTTTTAA
- a CDS encoding LysR family transcriptional regulator, protein MFVSNLLRSFIVTTRNKSLKSGAEQLYITKSPLSRRIKILEERLGCNLFLRGRDGVDLTHEGKELYDAISRYYDELTLLENHFMNKFTPANKPARSSHGYSISIEHCLHDCLSNLTHSQLRVISQLIYRDFNNEITQELLSGELDIIISNKELQYDKSEIAIASYKTATINIVKPKIKPLSQKSIIIPATLLNILDRTDINWRQELKKNLEDIDEAEVIITPEIKNHLSSIERGEVIGLISSQSLKPTDCKLNNIILCPLVINQHSVKIEIKIYFLKKRERIIEEFISVLVSSWFFVKE, encoded by the coding sequence GTGTTTGTTTCAAACTTATTACGATCATTCATAGTTACAACCCGCAACAAGTCGTTGAAGAGTGGTGCTGAGCAACTCTACATTACCAAGTCACCACTCTCAAGAAGAATCAAAATTCTTGAGGAAAGGCTTGGCTGTAATCTCTTTCTTCGCGGACGTGACGGTGTTGATCTTACGCATGAGGGAAAGGAACTCTATGATGCTATCTCCCGCTACTATGATGAATTAACCCTGTTAGAAAATCACTTTATGAATAAGTTTACCCCTGCAAATAAACCAGCGCGCTCCAGTCATGGTTATAGCATATCGATTGAGCATTGCTTGCATGACTGTTTATCTAACCTGACACACTCTCAGTTGAGAGTTATAAGTCAATTGATATATAGGGATTTTAATAATGAAATAACCCAGGAATTATTATCAGGAGAGCTAGACATCATTATATCCAATAAGGAATTGCAATATGATAAGAGCGAGATTGCTATAGCCTCATATAAAACAGCCACCATAAATATAGTAAAGCCCAAAATAAAACCATTGTCACAAAAGTCTATCATTATACCCGCTACGCTACTAAACATTCTGGACAGAACAGATATAAACTGGCGTCAGGAGTTGAAAAAAAACCTTGAGGATATTGATGAGGCTGAAGTGATTATTACACCTGAAATTAAAAACCACTTATCCTCCATAGAACGCGGAGAAGTTATCGGCCTAATTTCCAGTCAGTCATTGAAACCAACAGACTGCAAATTAAATAACATTATTTTATGTCCGCTCGTCATCAATCAGCATAGCGTTAAGATAGAAATAAAAATATACTTTTTAAAAAAAAGAGAAAGAATAATCGAGGAATTTATTTCCGTTCTTGTCAGCTCCTGGTTTTTTGTTAAAGAGTAA
- the zur gene encoding zinc uptake transcriptional repressor Zur has product MDKSTKELLAQAEKLCAQRNVRLTPQRLEALRLMSLQRGAISAYDLLDLLRESEPQAKPPTVYRALDFLLEQGFVHKVESTNSYVLCHLFDQPTHTSAMFICDRCGVVKEECAEGVEDIMHTLAAQMGFALRHNVIEAHGLCSACVEVESCNHQDACQHDHSVQVKRKPR; this is encoded by the coding sequence ATGGATAAGTCCACAAAAGAGCTGTTAGCACAGGCAGAAAAGCTATGTGCGCAACGCAATGTGCGCCTGACTCCGCAGCGCCTTGAGGCCTTGCGCCTGATGAGCCTGCAGCGGGGTGCTATCAGCGCATATGACCTACTCGACCTGCTGCGTGAGAGCGAGCCTCAGGCTAAACCGCCTACGGTTTATCGTGCGCTGGACTTTTTGCTGGAACAGGGATTTGTGCATAAGGTTGAATCGACAAACAGCTACGTACTGTGCCATCTTTTTGATCAACCTACCCACACGTCAGCCATGTTTATCTGCGACCGCTGTGGCGTAGTGAAGGAAGAGTGCGCGGAAGGCGTTGAAGACATTATGCATACGCTGGCAGCGCAAATGGGCTTTGCTCTGCGTCATAACGTTATTGAAGCGCACGGGTTGTGTTCAGCGTGCGTTGAGGTGGAATCCTGCAATCATCAGGATGCGTGTCAACACGACCATTCAGTCCAGGTGAAGAGAAAACCGCGTTAA
- a CDS encoding lytic polysaccharide monooxygenase, with product MTYRSPTIISKDKQSNVTPFHGHVFSPASRAYFAWQAGQLDTGQLNQREAGKFFPAFNSGLRDPIAPQDQANALPPPDGKIGSANQGNGEFLDAPGTHWQKHDVLSSDVLTISWFYSATHLTRRWNYFITRPNWNPNLPLSRAQFEDKPFYQVELTEQPFWSHGTALTPPQPTVHDVILPERSGYHVILAVWEVADTGNAFYQVIDLNFVGEGGGGDGGEGGGGDGGEDGGGDGGNGDCLCPLPPHNLRVVNVTASSVSLAWNASSANVSYYKIYRNGTYHATTSGLSWTDSSLPANTRFQYSVTAIKESARSSSLSVETLPSGGNQTKPTPPTNLHSMGVSENSVSLMWGPSSTTSSTLAAYLIFRNNVEITRVPASQLSFQDTGLQYSTTYNYHVIAEDAYGRRSAASNTLSATTLAGSDPGPGPGEGDYPEWKLNTTYPVGTRVSYRGRNWICLQTHTAHVYDWSPGGADSETLWRAI from the coding sequence ATGACATACCGTTCACCAACTATTATCTCCAAGGATAAGCAATCAAATGTTACCCCATTCCATGGCCATGTTTTCTCCCCGGCATCACGGGCATATTTTGCCTGGCAAGCCGGGCAGCTCGATACAGGCCAGCTTAACCAGCGTGAGGCGGGTAAATTTTTCCCTGCATTTAATTCGGGCCTTCGTGATCCTATAGCACCCCAGGATCAGGCTAACGCATTACCGCCGCCTGATGGCAAAATTGGCAGTGCGAACCAGGGAAATGGTGAATTTTTGGACGCGCCGGGTACTCACTGGCAAAAACATGATGTGCTATCATCAGACGTCTTAACGATTTCTTGGTTTTATTCTGCCACGCACTTAACCCGGCGCTGGAACTATTTTATTACGCGACCGAACTGGAATCCAAATCTGCCTCTTAGCCGCGCCCAGTTTGAAGACAAGCCTTTTTATCAGGTTGAACTAACTGAACAACCTTTCTGGAGTCATGGTACAGCATTAACTCCGCCGCAACCCACGGTGCATGATGTTATATTACCGGAACGCAGCGGTTACCATGTCATTCTGGCCGTCTGGGAAGTCGCCGATACCGGCAATGCTTTCTACCAGGTTATTGATCTGAACTTTGTGGGTGAAGGCGGTGGTGGAGACGGTGGTGAAGGCGGTGGTGGAGACGGCGGTGAAGACGGTGGTGGAGACGGCGGCAATGGCGACTGTCTTTGCCCGCTGCCGCCGCATAATCTGCGCGTAGTGAATGTCACTGCCAGTTCGGTATCGCTTGCCTGGAACGCATCCTCTGCGAATGTCTCTTACTATAAGATTTATCGTAACGGTACGTACCATGCCACGACCAGTGGATTGAGCTGGACAGATTCAAGTTTACCGGCGAATACAAGGTTCCAGTATTCCGTCACTGCGATTAAGGAGTCTGCCCGGAGTTCATCTCTGTCGGTAGAAACATTACCCAGCGGCGGCAATCAGACGAAACCAACTCCTCCGACAAATTTGCACAGTATGGGTGTCTCTGAAAATAGCGTAAGCCTGATGTGGGGACCTTCATCGACAACGTCAAGTACGCTGGCTGCCTATTTGATCTTCCGTAATAACGTCGAGATAACCCGTGTTCCGGCTTCACAGCTTTCGTTCCAGGATACCGGGTTGCAGTACAGTACTACATATAATTACCATGTTATCGCGGAGGATGCATACGGACGGCGTTCAGCAGCGAGTAATACCCTGAGCGCCACTACCCTGGCAGGTTCGGACCCAGGCCCTGGTCCGGGCGAGGGAGATTACCCGGAGTGGAAACTTAATACAACCTATCCAGTAGGAACCCGGGTAAGCTACCGCGGTCGGAACTGGATTTGCCTGCAGACCCACACCGCTCATGTTTATGACTGGTCACCTGGCGGTGCCGACTCCGAGACACTGTGGCGCGCAATATAA
- the dnaB gene encoding replicative DNA helicase — MAGNKPFNKQTEPRERDFQVAGLKVPPHSIEAEQSVLGGLMLDNERWDDVAERVVSEDFYTRPHRHIFTEMARLQESGSPIDLITLAESLERLGQLDSVGGFAYLAELSKNTPSAANISAYADIVRERAVVREMISVANEIAEAGFDPQGRTSEDLLDLAESRVFKIAESRANKDEGPKNIADVLDATVARIEQLFQQPHDGVTGVNTGYDDLNKKTAGLQPSDLIIVAARPSMGKTTFAMNLVENAAMLQDKPVLIFSLEMPSEQIMMRSLASLSRVDQTRIRTGQLDDEDWARISGTMGILLEKRNIYIDDSSGLTPTEVRSRARRIAREHDGIGLIMIDYLQLMRVPSLSDNRTLEIAEISRSLKALAKELQVPVVALSQLNRSLEQRADKRPVNSDLRESGSIEQDADLIMFIYRDEVYHENSDLKGIAEIIIGKQRNGPIGTVRLTFNGQWSRFDNYAGPQYDDE; from the coding sequence ATGGCAGGAAACAAACCCTTCAACAAACAGACTGAACCCCGCGAGCGTGATTTCCAGGTCGCCGGGTTAAAAGTCCCGCCGCACTCGATTGAAGCGGAACAGTCGGTGTTGGGCGGTTTAATGCTGGATAACGAACGCTGGGATGATGTCGCCGAGCGCGTTGTCTCTGAAGATTTCTATACCCGTCCGCACCGTCATATCTTTACAGAAATGGCGCGTCTGCAGGAATCGGGCAGCCCGATTGACCTGATTACGCTCGCAGAATCGCTGGAGCGGTTGGGGCAACTGGACAGCGTCGGCGGGTTTGCTTACCTGGCAGAACTCTCGAAAAACACGCCAAGCGCGGCAAATATTAGCGCCTACGCCGATATCGTGCGTGAACGTGCCGTTGTACGTGAGATGATCTCTGTTGCCAACGAGATCGCCGAGGCCGGTTTTGACCCCCAGGGGCGCACCAGCGAAGATCTTCTCGATCTTGCTGAGTCACGCGTATTTAAAATCGCCGAAAGCCGCGCCAATAAAGACGAAGGGCCGAAAAACATTGCCGATGTCCTCGATGCCACCGTCGCGCGTATCGAACAGCTTTTCCAGCAGCCGCACGATGGTGTAACCGGCGTAAATACCGGCTATGACGATCTCAACAAGAAAACCGCTGGCCTGCAGCCCTCGGATTTGATCATCGTTGCGGCGCGTCCGTCGATGGGCAAAACGACATTTGCGATGAACCTCGTCGAAAATGCGGCGATGTTGCAGGATAAACCGGTTTTAATTTTCAGTCTTGAAATGCCATCAGAACAGATCATGATGCGTTCTCTGGCGTCGCTGTCGCGCGTGGATCAAACCCGTATTCGTACCGGACAGCTCGACGACGAGGACTGGGCGCGGATCTCCGGTACGATGGGCATTCTGCTGGAAAAGCGAAACATCTATATTGATGACTCCTCCGGCCTGACGCCAACGGAAGTGCGTTCCCGCGCGCGCCGTATCGCCCGTGAGCATGACGGCATCGGCCTTATCATGATCGACTACCTTCAGCTGATGCGTGTACCGTCGCTTTCTGACAACCGTACGCTGGAAATTGCCGAGATTTCCCGCTCACTTAAAGCGTTAGCCAAAGAGCTACAGGTGCCGGTGGTGGCGCTCTCGCAGCTTAACCGCTCCCTTGAACAGCGCGCCGACAAACGCCCGGTCAATTCCGACCTGCGTGAATCGGGATCTATTGAGCAGGATGCCGACTTAATCATGTTTATTTACCGTGACGAGGTTTATCACGAAAACAGCGACCTGAAAGGGATCGCTGAAATCATTATTGGTAAGCAACGTAACGGCCCCATCGGCACGGTACGTCTGACCTTTAACGGACAGTGGTCGCGTTTCGACAACTATGCCGGTCCACAATATGATGATGAGTAA